The sequence aaataatgtatatctAGCCTACTACAAGTTAACAAATAGAGCGGGATGTTTGGCTTCGCattaaatataaggaaaatttattgaaaacaaaatattattctaaGCCAATTCTCCTGACAAAATTCGAAcctccaaatttttttcattatacacTATACAATTGTTTCAATGTAAGTAATATGTCGATATTAGTATCAAGTGCCACTCTGTTTTTGTCTTTTAGTAAGTTGATTAACTCATAATTATGAtgctattgaaaaaaatctgaGTAAACTGATTCGACTATCCCTCTGTAACATTTTCAGATCTATTGCTCCTCAGAatctaaatctttttttatgaaaactatcAAGGAACAGTACGTTGTTAAACTACCGTACACATAAAACCATTCACTGTATATCGCTGCCTAGTGAAGTGTTCATATAATcatattcttaaattttctgGCTATATGTCACAAGacgcaataaaaaataatcagttgaatttatctatatattttagGTCTTAATATTATCTTTGAAAACAGAATAATTAGTAATATTCTAGAAATAACGCTCAGATAAATATGAAGGCTTTTTTGCATCACTATATTCGATTTTAGGCATCACTTACTATATTTAGAACGTTTGAATAGATatgtgaaataaaatgaaaaataaaaaacccaGCATTGTTGACAAAAAGGAGAAGACGGGACGAACGTCTTTGAGAGAAAACGATGGTAATATAGGTAGAGAGGAGAAGATATTAAGAAGGGATTTGAAATAACCCAATATATAACGAATTATTGTAAAAAGACGTGGAAtcgatgaaaatttaaattaatacatGAAGGTACGAATAGGAAAATCATTAATGAATGAAACAgaggaataaaaaaaagatattccTTAGGATTCTTTAGGAAATAGCCAccgataaaagaaaatatttagaattagaaatcaatataaaaaaatagaacataCAAGAAATGGAGAACCAATATGTTGGAACAAGATCACATTagaatttaatggaaaatttgatcaaaataattaaaaattacatcaGAAAAATGATCTTTCAATATGATATTAGTCTATATCtgattttaaactatttttattttataggtAATTTTATTCGTCCTAGCTGTATTTACATCTGCAGAAGAAGCAGAGAAAGAAGCAgaaaaagaagtgaaaaaagaagctaaagaaatagaaaagaaggAAGATTTAGAGGCCGAGTCATCAGAACCATCTTCATATGAATTAGATCCATCTCATCCAAGTGACTCACTGAGCCTACATTCTCCTTTAGGCTATGGCCACTCTTTCTTAGGATCTTCAATAGGATGGGACTCGTCCTTAGGCCTTGGATCACCTTTTTTACGATCTTCTTTAATTTCACCATATTATGGTCTAGGAACATTAGGCCTGGGATCTCCGTTTGGTGATTTAGGAAAATCAATTCACACAACTATCACCAGACATGTGCCATATCCAATTAGTCAACCTGTTCCAGTTCCTATCAACCGTCCAATACCATTTGCCGTTCCACAACCGATACCAATACACTTAGATCGCCCATATCCTATACATGTAGCTCAACCTTTCCCTGTTCCTATAGATAAGCATGTACCGGTTCCTGTTGATAGGGCAGTGCCAGTACCGGTTAAAGTTCCAGTGAAAGTTGCACTCCCTGTCCCTTATAGAGTAGGAATACCACATCCTTATCCGATTGACATTCCAAGACCGATACCAATACCAATTTCATCCccatttctttataaataatagttgTTGTACCACTGGTTTTATCTTTAAGGCTAACAACGACCACCACACAATCACCATGTcatgatgataataatatttgtaaataaagttGTTTCATCTCTATTGTCTTATCAATTGCCAATCATCCTTTACGCGTACATAAAATAAGTATACCCGTAATAATAaggttataaagaaaatttgttttctaataaTGTGTGTCTTTTAGAATTTTCGAATGAGTATTTTACATTTTCTTGGTATATTTTCGCATTCTGCACTTAAAGTTAATCGTCTAAAGTGAAACTGATCAGAAATCCATGATTTAAATTTCTTACTGCCTTTTCATTATCTGATATAAACATAGAACGCCAACCTATACCATAAGCTGTCGACATAACATGATCCTACAGAATAAGATCGATATACGAACAAATTCGTCAGTTATCCGTCTTCACTGTCAAAGATGCCAAACTGTATGTTCATTGGCAGAATT comes from Diorhabda carinulata isolate Delta chromosome 8, icDioCari1.1, whole genome shotgun sequence and encodes:
- the LOC130897592 gene encoding zinc finger protein 512B-like, which encodes MKILVILFVLAVFTSAEEAEKEAEKEVKKEAKEIEKKEDLEAESSEPSSYELDPSHPSDSLSLHSPLGYGHSFLGSSIGWDSSLGLGSPFLRSSLISPYYGLGTLGLGSPFGDLGKSIHTTITRHVPYPISQPVPVPINRPIPFAVPQPIPIHLDRPYPIHVAQPFPVPIDKHVPVPVDRAVPVPVKVPVKVALPVPYRVGIPHPYPIDIPRPIPIPISSPFLYK